The Pelmatolapia mariae isolate MD_Pm_ZW linkage group LG2, Pm_UMD_F_2, whole genome shotgun sequence sequence AACgggtgaagcaggtggagatGCTAATGCAGCTGGATGAGAGGAAGAGGCCGTACAACAGCTTGTTTGAAGTAAAGGCGCCCactgaggaggagatggaggccTTCCGCATGAAACGCAGCAGGCCAGATGATCCCATGGCTTCCTTCTTGGGACAGTGACCTTTTCAGTCCCTGCAGATTCCCCTAAACTCTCCCCAAGGACTCTACTAGAGCAGCTGCTCAGTAAAATATAAAATCCCACATTCACTCAAGTTTTGTGTTTTGGAAAGAAGTGCTGGAGAAACTGTGTACAGTATTTTGTAAAAGTTAATGTTGACACATTGTTTTGAAGCTGCAGGTCCATAAAATGTaggacaacaacaaaaaaggtgTTTCGCTTCAACAGGAGACATTTAAATACTTTCAAACCTTTCAAATTCAGTCTttacaggaaacatgagaaacgtaactgcattttttttataataaaatcCATTTGCCTGAATGtatggtttttttgttgttgttgggatTTTTTTGCGGGGGCGGAGGGTTGTACATGAGGTATCAGCAATGGGTAGAAACATGACTTGGGGTTGGCTTTCAAGGCCTACATTTATCATCAGGCGGCTGATCCTTTTAATTTTGCTGAACCTCAGCAAAATGGCTGTATATACATATCGTGTTTTCCAGTTATGGACTCCAGATCCAAAGAAAGGCATGGAGGAAACTTAAATATGTGGGGAGATTTGTCAATTAGTACACAACAACAGAAAGTAATATAGAAAGAACTCTTCAAAAGGCATTTCCAACATTTCTGTCAGGTCTGAGACTTCATCGATTTAAGTACTAATCTGAAGAGAAAGCGGATGATTATTTCATATTGACCTCCACTACAGGCCAAAATGAAACTGAAGCTGCCCTTTTAGTTTCTACCCTTTACTGAATCCCTGCTGTAGGGAACGGCTCGTTTATGTAATGTTCTCAGCGATCATATTCCCCATGTAAGTGATCAGGGTCTAAATCCACAGTTCTTTGTAAAAGTGCCCACCAGAGTTATTATAGTTATTGTATTTtctaattatgtatttattatttttaaatttcattttgacTCTCTTGTTAGTTCTTAGAGTGAGCCTGTGCTTTTCACTTtagtttttaattgtttaatgttttgcttttttcagtattagcTTTAGCCTTGCAAAATATCATTTTACAGAGGGCAAATGCTGGAGGCAAGATTTAAGAAGATCAGTTCAAGTTTCACACAAAAATCCCGCCGCTTCTGAAAACAGTTAATTCACAGTCTTGTAGACCTCCAAACTCTCATTAAAGATGTCAGTTAAAAACTCATCGGGGCAAGCTGTAACTTTaccaaactaacaaacaaaaactaaagacattTCATCAATActtgtatttaattttaattcgtTTGCCAGGATTACAAAATCATGTCAGTTAGTTTTGACCCCCCTAAagtctagtttttattttaggtAACACGGTTTTTCACATGTAAATTGAGTTTTAGAActattttattgcttttaaaaaacaaaaactgaacctTGCAAGGTGTGTTTACCTTTCGTAACGCCCTCCTtctgaatgaaatgaaatgctgcttcAAAGCAGCGACGAACAATTCTGGATAATTTATTTGGGGAAataaaagagggaaagaagggaAAGGACTAAAATCtcaaatacctaaaaaaaaaaaaaagtcacccaGAGCGTCACCTAATGGACTGAACTGAAAAATGAATGCAAACATGAGATGGCTACCTTTTCATTCACTGGGTGATTTTCTGGAAAGCCCTGATGAGGGTTCCAAGGTGGAGAAGAGGACACCAAAACAAGCAGTCAATCCCAGCGTGCCTTATCTCAGACTGCAGGGAGAAGTCTGTCCTTGTGCGCCTCATTAACCAGGTGCACACATTATCCACGTGCATTACACATGAACACAGTCAGAAACCTAAAACATGGCAGACGTGTTTTTTTCAGTGGTTCCTCTTTCTTGTGTCTCTTGTTTTTTGTAAGATGTGCTCTACATAGTAGATTTATTCATAAACTTTACAGTGTGGCACTATTTTAGTGCTCGTAATAAGACAAGGGAAcgcaaatatttttttcatttactttttctATTATTGCAAAATTAGAGCGCTTCTGAAGACATTAGTGTCTAAATGCATAAAGTGTAACAAGCTAAATGTTTCTTCTTTATCCTTTTTAGCCCTTGTTGTGTAATCTCTTGCTTCCTCACAGCAGAGTTTGTGAACCACTGATGTGTCACTGCTTCAGCTGTTGCACTGACTTGAATGTAATGACATCATGgtgaaagtattttttttttttttggcctatCACTCGCATAAACAGGGCGGATGTTACGGAGGCTCTGGGCTGCACATTTCTCTGCAGAGCGTCTCTTGAAGAATGCTGCCTCAATCGTTTGCTGGAAATGTAGGAAGGTTTGTGCACTCTGATGCAGAGAAAAGGCTCGGACAGAGCTGAAAAATACCCATGGGTCATAATTTCTCAACTGGTGAGTTCTTACTCTGTgcttttaaaatggctgacacACTCCCTTTATATAACCTACTGTAAGCTGCATGCATTTATGTAACCAGAACATATAACAGATGCATCAGATTTGTCATTAGTTACTGAGGGATAGCATGAAAATGGCCACACCATCTAGATGCCCGTCCACATGTTGTGTTAGGTTTTAGTCTCTGGTTGACTCCAGGAATCTTTTACCAGATGTTTGCATCATCTGATTAATGGCTGCAAAACTCAAGTCAGTATAATTGTTGTAAACAGTTGCTTCCCTTGCCTCGTTGTGACTCTACAGTTCCCATCatgctccagatgtttgtgaTGATCTATGTGCTGTCAGTTGTCGTCTCGCAGTCAACAAATCCCCCATCTAAGAGAGGTCGGAATTTCACCATCCACTCATCCCAGCTGGTCTGCAGTCTGCCGGGCCCAGCGGGGCCTGCAGGGAACCCAGGAGCCCCTGGGTCACCCGGGGCCATGGGCCCCATGGGGCCCCCCGGGACAGACGGCCAAGATGGGAAGGATGGAGAGAAGGGAGAGAAGGGAGATCAAGGTAGTAGTTAATCTCTAGTTGTATGTTACTGTGAACTTGAATGATCTTCACATCATATATGTCACTGATCTGATTTTTATTTAGCACAACCTCTCCAACATTTATGAACAGATGTCTGAAGTTGCAAGTTCTTAAGTGTAAAGGGAATGGTTTTATTgccatttgactttttttttttggtcattagCTTCATATTCAGACCTTTTTCAGTTGCTTAAAGGAGCCtgttgatttattatttattatcacAAGTTTTGAAGAGTCAAAAAACATCTAAAGAGAAGCCCTAACATGCCAGTTAATATGCCCTTTTCTTTTGTCAGTGACAATTTCATGGGGAACATTTTTTGATCATCAAAACAATTAAACTACTCACAAAATTAACagaacactttgaaaacaatCAGATATGGGGGAAAAATGAGGGTAATAGGCATGCTAGTCCACCATGTCCACACACTTTGCCATGATACTGGGGGCCTCTCGCACTCctcatcctgttcctctttgcacaaaggagcagacacCAGTCTCTAAGGACCTTATATggcctgtccagctctcctagagtaactgTCTGTCCCCTGGAATCTCTTCTATGACAGCAAACCTTATGTTAATGGCACGCAGTGATGTGCCATTCAAGAGCTGAACTACCTGTGGAACCTCTAGGATCCAGGTATCACCTCATCCTGCCAGTTGTTACCAGTGACCCTAGACAAATGCaaaagtagtgaaaaaaaaacagtcaaaaaagagggagggaaagagggaaaatgtcagtggcttccacctgtaaaaccattcctgtttGGGAAACTGTTTCATTGTTGCCCCTCTACtgcacctgttgttaatttcatgaacaccaaagcagctgaaagtgATTCACAACCCCCTCTGCCATTTAACTGACCAAATCAATATCACAGAAGTTTAACTGATTTTCTACACTCTGATTTAAATgtgttcctttatttattttgagcacagtatttgtttaaaacatgattttggattttttttgcctttatttagaTAGAATAGTGCAGAGAAGGCAGGAATGCTAGGAGATCTTGGTGAGACACATGGTAAATGGGCATCTTCAATAGCCTTATAGAACATAGCTAAGCTGCTCAAGCATGTCAGCTATACTGGTGCCCAGATTATACTATTTTATTGTCATCTTGTCATTATTTATGTGTTATCAGGTGATCCAGGGAGACCTGGGAACCCAGGCAAACTGGGTGAGAAAGGTCGTGAGGGTATTATTGGCAAGGCTGGACCTCGGGGACTGAAAGGACAACGTGGAAAACCCGGAATATCTGGAACCTGGGGACAAAAAGGAGACGTGGGTGACATGGGCGAGGAAGGAGCTCCAGGTGGTTGTAACTGTGGCAAGCAAGCACGATCAGCTTTCTCTGTGGCTGTGACAAAGAGCTATCCTAAAGAGCGCACGCCCATCCGCTTCACCCGGATCCTGCTGAATGAAGGGAATCACTACAATGCCTCCAGCGGGAAGTTTGTCTGTGTTATCCCTGGAGTATATTACTTTACCTATGACATCACACTGGCCAACAAGCACCTCGCCATCGGGTTAGTTCACAATGGGCAGTACAAGATCAAAACATTTGATGCAAACACTGGGAACTATGACGTGGCGTCTGGTTCTACTGTTCTCCACCTGAAGGAGTCAGACCAGGTCTGGCTGCAGATCTTCTACTCGGAGCAGAACGGACTCTTTTTTGATCCTTTTTGGACAGACAGCACCTTTACGGGCTTCCTAATCTACCCTGACCAGGAATTTCTCAATGAAGCAGATAGAAAAGCAAATGCTCAGGATGAAAATGAATGAACTGTAATGAAGATTTATATCTAATTGAACTTCACAAGTTTGGGCTTTGTGGAATTTCAGTTGTTTAAGACATCCGTCACCAGGAGGCGCActaggaaagaaagaaaatcaactGGAGGAATCACACAACAAAGCCTTAATAgtgaacaaaaaacattttacctGAAATATTATGCCCTGTTctcataaaatatttaaaattatgtagCCCAAAATAACctaaataatttaattctgtttcttttttttaactccttGATAGGAGATGGCACAGtgccatcttcttcttctttttttccttttttcctttattaatcattataaaacacaatttgaaataaaatctaaattatattgtaagataaattattttacagtgtttgtgtttttgagttaaAACTGGTTAGCACTGTCCTGTAGTGTTTCTGTGTGGAATTTTCATGTTCTCTCCaggttcctcccacagtccaaagacatgcaattagGTGGGTCAGGTTAATtggtgactctaaattgccGGTAGAATATAAGTGTGAATGGTTATCTCTCTCTTTGTGTTGGCCCTGGCGACTTGTCCGGGGTGTACCCTGCCTGTCACCCTATGCACCTGGAAT is a genomic window containing:
- the c1qtnf2 gene encoding complement C1q tumor necrosis factor-related protein 2: MGHNFSTVPIMLQMFVMIYVLSVVVSQSTNPPSKRGRNFTIHSSQLVCSLPGPAGPAGNPGAPGSPGAMGPMGPPGTDGQDGKDGEKGEKGDQGDPGRPGNPGKLGEKGREGIIGKAGPRGLKGQRGKPGISGTWGQKGDVGDMGEEGAPGGCNCGKQARSAFSVAVTKSYPKERTPIRFTRILLNEGNHYNASSGKFVCVIPGVYYFTYDITLANKHLAIGLVHNGQYKIKTFDANTGNYDVASGSTVLHLKESDQVWLQIFYSEQNGLFFDPFWTDSTFTGFLIYPDQEFLNEADRKANAQDENE